One Gordonia pseudamarae genomic window, TCACCCAGATGGTGATGACCACCGGCACGTCCAACGGAACCGATCGTGGTGCAAAGCATCTGGCCAGATGTGTGCATGCGGTGAAGGAAGCCGTCCCCGAACTGCCCATCCAGGTGCAGTGCGAACCGCCCGCCGACCTGTCCACCATCGACGACCTGCGGTACGCCGGTGCCGACGCCATCGGAATCCACGTCGAATCCCTCGACGACGACGTCCGGCGCACCTGGATGCCCGGCAAGGCGTCGGTACCACTGGCCGAGTACTGGGCGGCATGGCATCATGCCGTGAAAGTGTTTGGGCGCAACCAGGTTTCCACCTATCTGCTTGTCGGTCTCGGTGAGGATCCGGAGGAGCTGATCTCCGGTGCCACACTGCTCGCCGACTCCGGCGTGTACCCGTTCGTGGTGCCGTTCCGGCCGCATGCGGGCACCCTGGCCGTCGATGTCGACGGCGCCAGGGCACCCGATCCGGCGCTGGTGGAGAAGATCAGCCGTGAGGTGGCCGCGCACCTGCGCCTGGTCGGGATGCTCGGCGGCGACCAGTCGGCCGGATGTGCCGCATGCGGTGCCTGCGGCGTGCTGCAGAGCCTGGGGGCGTGATCATGCTCGACGGAATGACGTGGACGCCGAACACTCCCACGATCCCCTCGACGACGGACCTGTCGCTGCTGGCCGGTGCGCGGCCGACGCCGGCCTTGCCGTTCCTGATCTCGGTTGCCGACGATGCCGTATCGGAACGTGCGTATCTTGCTCTGCGCCGACGTGAGTTCGTCGAACGCCAGGGGCTGTTCACCCACACCGATCGCGACGACATCGACGACGATCCACGCGCCCGGATTCTGGTCGCCCGGACGCCGGACGGAAGCGTGATCGGTGGTGTGCGGGTCGCACCCTGTACCCCGGTCGACCTCGGCTGGTGGGCGGGCAGTCGGCTCGTCGTGACCGCGGAGGCGGGCGGCGCGACGGCGGCCGGTGTCGGCTCGGCGCTGGTGCGGGCCGCGTGCGCCTTCGTCGAGTCGGCGGGGGTGCTGCGATTCGACGCCGAGATCCAGGACCGCTACGCACCCCTGTTCACTCGCCTCGGGTGGTCCGATCACAGCGCCGGGGCGGTGATCTCCGGACGGGCGCACCGGCGAGTGCGGTGGCCGATCGGCCGGATCGAGCAGCTGGCGTCGTCGACGAAGGCCATGCTCGCC contains:
- a CDS encoding MSMEG_0568 family radical SAM protein yields the protein MVSTRVDLTLLGVRGSPPVNRTGGAGPTDDGHFLIDGLNASIPRNQNSPFIFDGSRILRDGADCGVEISVIDRPRFYDLTTEDGVRYEQIATLHGRDVLATTVVQTCVRYDEAQRCRFCSIEESLRSGSTVAVKRPGQLAEVARAAVDLDGVTQMVMTTGTSNGTDRGAKHLARCVHAVKEAVPELPIQVQCEPPADLSTIDDLRYAGADAIGIHVESLDDDVRRTWMPGKASVPLAEYWAAWHHAVKVFGRNQVSTYLLVGLGEDPEELISGATLLADSGVYPFVVPFRPHAGTLAVDVDGARAPDPALVEKISREVAAHLRLVGMLGGDQSAGCAACGACGVLQSLGA